A window of Xylophilus sp. GW821-FHT01B05 contains these coding sequences:
- a CDS encoding long-chain fatty acid--CoA ligase: protein MRPHHSFWPKRLPHRLTLPATSLWDNLDISARRYPHKAALVFFGRSLSYAEVAQQVERLAAFLHGLGVRKGDRVLLDMQNCPQLVIAHFAILRANAVVVPVNPMNRAEELKHYITDPDARVALTTADLAPELARASNALPAQERLQHLVITHFTDAFDAGIQGPDAPPESWREWLLTRHAPPQLDGGQAHAWVDAIACAEPAPAYTAGPEDMALLPYTSGTTGLPKGCMHRHAGVVHNAISGSHWGGGSSETVTLAVIPMFHITGIVSLMHTAIYGGATLVIMPRWERDLAGRLISRYGVTHWTNIPTMVIDLLASPNMASFDLSSLVQIGGGGAAMPQPVAQRLLEEFGLRYCEGYGLTETAAPSHTNPPDAPKQQCLGIPIMSTEARIIDPDTLAELPTGEAGEIVIHGPQVFQGYWKRPDATAAAFIELEGKRFFRTGDLGRVDEDGYFFMTDRLKRMINASGFKVWPAEVEALMFRHPAIQEACVIATRDAYRGESVKAVVVLRRGHEATTPEDIIAWCRENMAVYKAPRVVELVAALPKSGSGKVMWRTLQESEAIH, encoded by the coding sequence ATGCGCCCGCATCACTCGTTCTGGCCCAAGCGCCTGCCGCACCGCCTGACATTGCCCGCCACCTCGCTGTGGGACAACCTCGACATCTCTGCGCGGCGCTATCCGCACAAGGCAGCGCTGGTGTTCTTTGGCCGCAGCCTGAGCTATGCCGAAGTGGCGCAGCAGGTTGAGCGGCTGGCGGCCTTTTTGCATGGCCTGGGCGTGCGCAAGGGCGACCGGGTGCTGCTGGACATGCAGAACTGCCCGCAGCTGGTCATTGCGCACTTCGCCATCCTGCGTGCCAACGCCGTGGTGGTGCCGGTCAACCCCATGAACCGGGCGGAAGAGCTCAAGCACTACATCACCGACCCGGACGCGCGCGTGGCGCTCACCACTGCCGACCTGGCACCCGAGCTGGCGCGCGCCAGCAACGCGCTGCCGGCGCAGGAGCGGCTGCAGCACCTGGTCATCACCCATTTCACCGATGCCTTTGACGCCGGCATCCAGGGGCCGGACGCGCCCCCCGAATCCTGGCGCGAATGGCTGCTGACCCGCCATGCGCCGCCGCAGCTCGATGGTGGCCAGGCGCATGCGTGGGTCGACGCCATCGCCTGCGCCGAGCCGGCGCCGGCCTACACGGCGGGGCCGGAAGACATGGCGCTGCTGCCCTACACCAGCGGCACCACCGGCCTGCCCAAGGGCTGCATGCACCGGCACGCGGGCGTCGTGCACAACGCGATCTCTGGATCGCACTGGGGCGGCGGCAGCTCGGAGACGGTGACGCTGGCGGTGATCCCCATGTTCCACATCACCGGCATCGTGAGCCTGATGCACACGGCCATCTACGGCGGGGCCACGCTGGTGATCATGCCGCGCTGGGAGCGCGACCTGGCGGGCCGCCTGATATCGCGCTACGGCGTGACCCACTGGACCAACATCCCGACCATGGTGATCGACCTGCTGGCCAGCCCGAACATGGCCAGCTTTGATTTGTCCAGCCTGGTGCAGATCGGCGGCGGCGGGGCGGCCATGCCGCAGCCAGTGGCGCAGCGCCTGCTGGAAGAGTTTGGCCTGCGCTACTGCGAAGGCTACGGCCTGACCGAAACCGCCGCGCCCTCGCACACCAACCCGCCAGATGCACCCAAGCAGCAGTGCCTGGGCATCCCCATCATGAGCACCGAGGCCCGCATCATCGACCCCGACACCCTGGCCGAACTGCCCACGGGCGAGGCGGGCGAGATCGTCATCCACGGCCCGCAGGTGTTCCAGGGCTACTGGAAGCGCCCCGACGCCACCGCCGCCGCCTTCATCGAGCTGGAGGGCAAGCGCTTCTTCCGCACCGGCGACCTGGGTCGCGTGGACGAAGACGGCTACTTCTTCATGACCGACCGGCTCAAGCGCATGATCAATGCATCGGGCTTCAAGGTCTGGCCGGCCGAGGTCGAGGCGCTGATGTTCCGCCACCCCGCCATTCAAGAAGCCTGCGTGATCGCCACGCGCGACGCCTACCGCGGCGAAAGCGTCAAGGCCGTGGTGGTGCTGCGCCGCGGCCACGAGGCGACCACGCCCGAAGACATCATTGCCTGGTGCCGCGAGAACATGGCGGTCTACAAGGCACCGCGCGTGGTGGAGTTGGTCGCTGCGCTGCCCAAGAGTGGCAGCGGCAAGGTGATGTGGCGCACATTGCAAGAGTCCGAGGCCATTCACTGA
- a CDS encoding DUF1304 domain-containing protein, with product MSLLANAVAALLGLLHIYILVLEMFLWEKPIGLRTFRQTPESARASRVLAANQGLYNGFLAAGLLWGVWLGPAGEGVKLFFLGCVLVAGLYGAATVGRKILWVQAVPALLGIALVLLAR from the coding sequence ATGTCTCTATTGGCCAATGCCGTGGCCGCCCTGCTGGGCCTGCTGCACATCTACATCCTGGTGCTGGAGATGTTCCTTTGGGAGAAACCCATCGGCCTGCGCACCTTCCGGCAAACGCCGGAGTCTGCCCGCGCCAGCCGCGTGCTGGCGGCCAACCAGGGGCTGTACAACGGTTTTCTGGCGGCGGGCTTGCTGTGGGGCGTGTGGCTGGGGCCGGCGGGCGAGGGCGTGAAGCTGTTCTTCCTGGGCTGCGTGCTGGTCGCCGGCCTCTACGGCGCGGCCACGGTGGGCCGCAAGATCCTGTGGGTGCAGGCCGTGCCGGCCTTGCTGGGGATCGCGCTGGTGCTGCTGGCGCGTTGA
- a CDS encoding DUF1439 domain-containing protein, with product MASSTFPRRSLLAVAALLPLLARAGYNIWTGEYTLSREQVQAGIARRFPVSLRYAELIEVRLSNPRIALNPQANRLTITTDTLLRNPLLFPTPLPGLLAISSGLRFDAATRSVRLNEPTTERLELQGLSANDTRNLQSVGAMVAQQVLRDYPLHTFTPEELRFGNRPVELGAITVTDEGLKVEVR from the coding sequence ATGGCTTCTTCCACATTCCCCCGCCGCAGCCTGCTGGCCGTGGCTGCCCTGCTGCCCTTGCTGGCCCGCGCGGGCTACAACATCTGGACGGGCGAATACACGCTGAGCCGGGAGCAGGTCCAGGCCGGCATTGCGCGGCGCTTTCCGGTGAGCCTGCGCTATGCCGAGTTGATCGAGGTGCGCCTGAGCAACCCGCGCATCGCCCTGAACCCGCAAGCCAACCGGCTGACCATCACCACCGACACCTTGCTGCGCAACCCGCTGCTGTTTCCCACGCCCTTGCCGGGCCTGCTGGCGATCAGCAGCGGCCTGCGCTTTGATGCGGCCACGCGCAGCGTGCGGCTGAACGAACCCACCACCGAGCGGCTGGAGCTGCAAGGCCTGTCGGCCAATGACACGCGCAACCTGCAATCGGTCGGCGCCATGGTGGCGCAGCAGGTGCTGCGCGACTACCCGCTGCACACCTTCACGCCCGAGGAACTGCGCTTTGGCAACCGCCCGGTGGAGCTGGGCGCGATCACGGTGACGGATGAGGGCTTGAAGGTAGAAGTGCGCTAG